A genomic region of Chelmon rostratus isolate fCheRos1 chromosome 8, fCheRos1.pri, whole genome shotgun sequence contains the following coding sequences:
- the si:dkeyp-84f3.9 gene encoding zinc finger protein 184 isoform X1, which yields MGSKMSFSRGSSDQNTVSELTSVASHPRSSIHAPLDCKQIPEDKRCNEEDLDSRWGEEMKAKELTQPAPESHSSGHTESGGLVNSEKVGGTNCQDSERTSPQVGMEAKSQMTSASVCSSTTDSHGQPVEVRRKRGRPRKIKPLVTENKKDPESAGLGAVQHKEISTTIPLPTCLENHNSDDVPNGPLINNSPHNDVSGPHTVSDGKAGDGVPVLPKRKRGRPRKTEIAAFKTMVAKSAAASTRSANANNVSGPARRLRSRGEQQPSTQDGNAVSDSKVEPKQTEMTPTASSNALNFPGIKRRRRAKPADQQVPAKVSRLDDSQEATSLFSNDTGCEERVEMDKQAELNTDKQETDTEGKGDQFSLQSEEVQEQQTGLKEDALPQRKLHSQPETESEVTPSGSLNSLNLVSPTQSDDAKIKQSGDMNGSKESQFTNSLESPKNTDLQNTEPSGTDIVTSSEQPPKPVGVLPAVKAENVEVEIDTNPVSERNTLKSVQCNANTTVRSEGSNIQQIVFRRKRGGKRRRRVSNVLLQRPHHVVGHEGSDGAQQTTDCDGEVVEDNSNDNANVVYTKKGGKTLLKCGYCGHTFKFLSQFIIHQRIHTGERPFKCPECGKGFSKNSNLNLHLKTHRKSNMYKKCPFCKIKFSCSEYASHMKMHEHVLDQDSDHQPEKCSRENEHENSPGRHRSVSPEKRERKECQYCGKTFRFQSALIRHVRVHTGEKPYKCDICGKAFGQAYFLRVHELTHWSVKRYNCTRCEKSFTHYSNAKNHTCRPSGSGDELQPNRRVKPSLTYTCHICKNVFDHLQEFNSHMRAHTGAKLYRCLYCDKLFGVLSEFNSHRSQCRGERNASGSAIKEEETMSLIQYTVPALRCSSRQNSATPLTAANCETQKKPSQSSRKKRVANLKKPFQSTVIPAHPLSHLVSKLNDLDNRSDPRKYLCPRCGRLFRHMGRLRAHMLTHAPGQSYTCACCGKTLENWKKLWHHQRIHRQRRGRFTCPQCGQGFRFVEPYKKHMSEHPEFQWIQVRPKKVFLPYQCEQCRCRFRTLDLLFSHQLCHSSMQDVHKDSDFDLSIDDHTTQSNKKMFSPPTNKHMATLHPEPEENSSSLSPLSRYPDPVPQESPPAPGISFVQDQGLDLGKTSYLSDSTDSIEDRETSHYRTDENVLAKLFTPLRTVKHVTQNASISNEGSSDGVKCAVCGNAYPAISDLYHHYLQHARGQV from the coding sequence ATACCTGAAGACAAGAGATGCAATGAGGAAGACCTGGACTCCAGGTGGGGAGAGGAAATGAAGGCAAAAGAACTGACTCAGCCTGCGCCTGAATCTCACTCATCAGGGCACACGGAGTCTGGCGGCCTTGTTAATTCTGAAAAAGTAGGCGGAACAAATTGTCAAGACAGTGAGCGCACATCGCCGCAGGTAGGCATGGAGGCAAAGTCTCAAATGACATCTGCAAGCGTGTGCAGCTCTACGACAGACAGTCATGGACAGCCTGTGGAGGTCCGCAGGAAACGTGGGCGTCCTCGTAAAATAAAACCGCTggtgactgaaaacaaaaaagatccagagtctgctggtcttggtGCAGTTCAGCATAAGGAGATCAGCACAACAATACCTTTGCCAACATGCTTAGAGAACCACAACAGTGATGATGTACCTAACGGTCCCTTAATCAATAATTCACCTCATAATGATGTGTCTGGTCCTCATACTGTCTCTGATGGTAAAGCTGGAGATGGCGTCCCTGTGCTgccaaagagaaaaagaggaagaccaagaaaaactgaaattgCAGCCTTTAAAACTATGGTTGCTAAGTCTGCTGCTGCTAGTACACGttctgctaatgctaataatgTAAGCGGTCCTGCACGGAGACTGAGGAGTAGAGGGGAACAACAGCCTTCAACACAAGATGGGAACGCTGTATCTGATAGCAAAGTAGAACCCAAGCAAACTGAAATGACTCCTACAGCAAGTAGTAATGCATTGAACTTTCCAGGtattaaaagaagaagaagggctAAACCTGCTGATCAGCAAGTTCCAGCTAAAGTATCCAGACTGGATGATTCCCAGGAGGCCACGTCGCTGTTCAGCAATGACACGGGCTGTgaggagagagtggagatgGATAAGCAGGCAGAActaaacactgacaaacaagaGACTGATACCGAAGGGAAGGGCGATCAGTTCTCCCTGCAGTCTGAAGAGgtgcaggagcagcagacagGACTAAAGGAAGATGCATTACCACAAAGAAAACTGCATTCCCAGCCAGAGACTGAGTCTGAAGTCACTCCTTCAGGGAGTTTGAACAGTCTAAACTTGGTGAGCCCAACTCAGAGTGATGAcgccaaaataaaacagtcaggTGACATGAATGGCAGCAAGGAGTCACAATTCACAAACAGCCTTGAATCTCCAAAGAACACAGATTTGCAGAATACAGAGCCCTCTGGCACAGATATTGTAACATCCTCTGAACAACCACCCAAACCTGTTGGGGTCCTTCCTGCTGTGAAAGCTGAGAATGTAGAGGTAGAGATAGACACGAATCCGGTGTCAGAGCGAAATACTCTTAAATCTGTTCAATGTAATGCCAACACCACAGTTAGATCTGAGGGTTCAAACATTCAACAAATAGTTTTCAGGCGCAAGAGAGGTGgcaagagaaggaggagagttAGTAATGTTTTGTTACAGAGACCGCATCATGTAGTGGGCCATGAAGGCAGCGATGGCGCtcaacaaacaacagactgtgATGGTGAGGTGGTGGAGGACAACTCAAATGACAATGCAAATGTTGTCTACACTAAAAAAGGGGGTAAAACTCTGTTAAAATGTGGTTACTGCGGtcacacatttaaatttttGTCTCAGTTCATCATCCATCAGCGCATTCATACCGGAGAAAGACCTTTTAAATGCCCAGAATGTGGCAAAGGTTTTAGCAAAAACTCCAACTTAAACCTTCATCtcaagacacacagaaagagcaACATGTACAAAAAATGCCCATTTTGCAAGATCAAATTCTCATGCTCTGAGTATGCCTCTCATATGAAGATGCATGAACATGTGCTGGACCAGGACTCTGACCACCAACCTgagaaatgcagcagagagaacGAGCATGAAAACAGTCCTGGACGTCATAGATCAGTTTCcccagaaaagagagaaaggaaagagtgCCAGTACTGTGGTAAAACATTTCGGTTTCAGTCTGCCCTCATAAGACACGTACGTGTCCACACCGGAGAGAAGCCTTATAAATGCGATATATGTGGCAAAGCTTTCGGTCAGGCCTACTTCCTCCGAGTTCATGAGCTGACACACTGGTCTGTGAAGCGTTACAACTGCACACGTTGTGAAAAGTCATTTACTCATTATAGCAATGCAAAGAATCACACTTGCAGACCTTCGGGAAGCGGTGATGAGTTACAACCCAACAGACGCGTAAAGCCCTCACTGACGTACACGTGCCACATCTGCAAGAACGTTTTCGACCATCTGCAGGAGTTTAACAGCCACATGAGAGCCCACACCGGTGCAAAGCTTTATCGCTGCTTGTATTGTGACAAGCTGTTTGGTGTGCTGTCTGAATTTAACTCCCATCGCAGTCAATGCAGAGGAGAGCGAAACGCCTCCGGCTCTGCGATAAAGGAGGAAGAGACAATGTCGTTGATACAGTACACCGTGCCTGCACTCCGGTGTTCGTCAAGGCAGAATTCAGCTACTCCTCTCACAGCTGCAAAttgtgaaacacagaaaaagccaTCACAGAGCAGCCGCAAGAAGCGCGTTGCCAACTTAAAGAAGCCGTTCCAGTCAACCGTCATACCGGCTCACCCTCTCTCGCACCTCGTGTCAAAGTTAAACGACCTAGATAACCGTTCAGATCCCAGGAAATATTTGTGTCCCAGGTGTGGGCGACTGTTCAGGCACATGGGCAGACTCCGAGCCCACATGCTCACTCATGCCCCCGGTCAGAGTTACACCTGTGCCTGTTGTGGTAAGACTCTAGAAAACTGGAAGAAACTGTGGCATCATCAGAGAATCCATCGACAGAGACGCGGCCGCTTCACATGTCCTCAGTGTGGCCAAGGTTTTCGTTTTGTGGAGCCATACAAGAAACACATGAGCGAGCACCCAGAGTTCCAGTGGATTCAAGTCAGGCCCAAGAAAGTCTTTCTCCCTTATCAGTGTGAGCAGTGCAGATGCAGATTTAGGACTCTAGATTTGCTGTTTAGTCACCAGCTTTGCCATTCCTCAATGCAAGATGTGCACAAGGACTCTGATTTCGATTTATCCATAGATGATCACACGACACAGTCTAACAAGAAGATGTTCAGCCCTCCCACAAATAAACATATGGCGACACTACATCCAGAACCTGAGGAAAACAGCTCTTCTCTGAGTCCCTTATCCAGATATCCAGACCCAGTCCCTCAAGAGTCGCCTCCAGCGCCTGGGATTTCTTTTGTCCAGGATCAGGGTCTTGATTTGGGTAAAACTTCTTATCTTTCAGACAGCACAGATTCGATCGAAGACAGAGAAACCAGTCATTATAGAACAGATGAAAATGTACTTGCAAAACTCTTTACTCCTTTGAGAACTGTCAAACATGTCACCCAGAATGCTAGCATATCAAATGAAGGGTCTTCAGACGGTGTtaagtgtgctgtgtgtggtaATGCATATCCTGCCATTTCAGACCTTTATCACCACTATTTGCAGCATGCAAGAGGCCAGGTGTAA
- the si:dkeyp-84f3.9 gene encoding zinc finger protein 184 isoform X2 encodes MKAKELTQPAPESHSSGHTESGGLVNSEKVGGTNCQDSERTSPQVGMEAKSQMTSASVCSSTTDSHGQPVEVRRKRGRPRKIKPLVTENKKDPESAGLGAVQHKEISTTIPLPTCLENHNSDDVPNGPLINNSPHNDVSGPHTVSDGKAGDGVPVLPKRKRGRPRKTEIAAFKTMVAKSAAASTRSANANNVSGPARRLRSRGEQQPSTQDGNAVSDSKVEPKQTEMTPTASSNALNFPGIKRRRRAKPADQQVPAKVSRLDDSQEATSLFSNDTGCEERVEMDKQAELNTDKQETDTEGKGDQFSLQSEEVQEQQTGLKEDALPQRKLHSQPETESEVTPSGSLNSLNLVSPTQSDDAKIKQSGDMNGSKESQFTNSLESPKNTDLQNTEPSGTDIVTSSEQPPKPVGVLPAVKAENVEVEIDTNPVSERNTLKSVQCNANTTVRSEGSNIQQIVFRRKRGGKRRRRVSNVLLQRPHHVVGHEGSDGAQQTTDCDGEVVEDNSNDNANVVYTKKGGKTLLKCGYCGHTFKFLSQFIIHQRIHTGERPFKCPECGKGFSKNSNLNLHLKTHRKSNMYKKCPFCKIKFSCSEYASHMKMHEHVLDQDSDHQPEKCSRENEHENSPGRHRSVSPEKRERKECQYCGKTFRFQSALIRHVRVHTGEKPYKCDICGKAFGQAYFLRVHELTHWSVKRYNCTRCEKSFTHYSNAKNHTCRPSGSGDELQPNRRVKPSLTYTCHICKNVFDHLQEFNSHMRAHTGAKLYRCLYCDKLFGVLSEFNSHRSQCRGERNASGSAIKEEETMSLIQYTVPALRCSSRQNSATPLTAANCETQKKPSQSSRKKRVANLKKPFQSTVIPAHPLSHLVSKLNDLDNRSDPRKYLCPRCGRLFRHMGRLRAHMLTHAPGQSYTCACCGKTLENWKKLWHHQRIHRQRRGRFTCPQCGQGFRFVEPYKKHMSEHPEFQWIQVRPKKVFLPYQCEQCRCRFRTLDLLFSHQLCHSSMQDVHKDSDFDLSIDDHTTQSNKKMFSPPTNKHMATLHPEPEENSSSLSPLSRYPDPVPQESPPAPGISFVQDQGLDLGKTSYLSDSTDSIEDRETSHYRTDENVLAKLFTPLRTVKHVTQNASISNEGSSDGVKCAVCGNAYPAISDLYHHYLQHARGQV; translated from the coding sequence ATGAAGGCAAAAGAACTGACTCAGCCTGCGCCTGAATCTCACTCATCAGGGCACACGGAGTCTGGCGGCCTTGTTAATTCTGAAAAAGTAGGCGGAACAAATTGTCAAGACAGTGAGCGCACATCGCCGCAGGTAGGCATGGAGGCAAAGTCTCAAATGACATCTGCAAGCGTGTGCAGCTCTACGACAGACAGTCATGGACAGCCTGTGGAGGTCCGCAGGAAACGTGGGCGTCCTCGTAAAATAAAACCGCTggtgactgaaaacaaaaaagatccagagtctgctggtcttggtGCAGTTCAGCATAAGGAGATCAGCACAACAATACCTTTGCCAACATGCTTAGAGAACCACAACAGTGATGATGTACCTAACGGTCCCTTAATCAATAATTCACCTCATAATGATGTGTCTGGTCCTCATACTGTCTCTGATGGTAAAGCTGGAGATGGCGTCCCTGTGCTgccaaagagaaaaagaggaagaccaagaaaaactgaaattgCAGCCTTTAAAACTATGGTTGCTAAGTCTGCTGCTGCTAGTACACGttctgctaatgctaataatgTAAGCGGTCCTGCACGGAGACTGAGGAGTAGAGGGGAACAACAGCCTTCAACACAAGATGGGAACGCTGTATCTGATAGCAAAGTAGAACCCAAGCAAACTGAAATGACTCCTACAGCAAGTAGTAATGCATTGAACTTTCCAGGtattaaaagaagaagaagggctAAACCTGCTGATCAGCAAGTTCCAGCTAAAGTATCCAGACTGGATGATTCCCAGGAGGCCACGTCGCTGTTCAGCAATGACACGGGCTGTgaggagagagtggagatgGATAAGCAGGCAGAActaaacactgacaaacaagaGACTGATACCGAAGGGAAGGGCGATCAGTTCTCCCTGCAGTCTGAAGAGgtgcaggagcagcagacagGACTAAAGGAAGATGCATTACCACAAAGAAAACTGCATTCCCAGCCAGAGACTGAGTCTGAAGTCACTCCTTCAGGGAGTTTGAACAGTCTAAACTTGGTGAGCCCAACTCAGAGTGATGAcgccaaaataaaacagtcaggTGACATGAATGGCAGCAAGGAGTCACAATTCACAAACAGCCTTGAATCTCCAAAGAACACAGATTTGCAGAATACAGAGCCCTCTGGCACAGATATTGTAACATCCTCTGAACAACCACCCAAACCTGTTGGGGTCCTTCCTGCTGTGAAAGCTGAGAATGTAGAGGTAGAGATAGACACGAATCCGGTGTCAGAGCGAAATACTCTTAAATCTGTTCAATGTAATGCCAACACCACAGTTAGATCTGAGGGTTCAAACATTCAACAAATAGTTTTCAGGCGCAAGAGAGGTGgcaagagaaggaggagagttAGTAATGTTTTGTTACAGAGACCGCATCATGTAGTGGGCCATGAAGGCAGCGATGGCGCtcaacaaacaacagactgtgATGGTGAGGTGGTGGAGGACAACTCAAATGACAATGCAAATGTTGTCTACACTAAAAAAGGGGGTAAAACTCTGTTAAAATGTGGTTACTGCGGtcacacatttaaatttttGTCTCAGTTCATCATCCATCAGCGCATTCATACCGGAGAAAGACCTTTTAAATGCCCAGAATGTGGCAAAGGTTTTAGCAAAAACTCCAACTTAAACCTTCATCtcaagacacacagaaagagcaACATGTACAAAAAATGCCCATTTTGCAAGATCAAATTCTCATGCTCTGAGTATGCCTCTCATATGAAGATGCATGAACATGTGCTGGACCAGGACTCTGACCACCAACCTgagaaatgcagcagagagaacGAGCATGAAAACAGTCCTGGACGTCATAGATCAGTTTCcccagaaaagagagaaaggaaagagtgCCAGTACTGTGGTAAAACATTTCGGTTTCAGTCTGCCCTCATAAGACACGTACGTGTCCACACCGGAGAGAAGCCTTATAAATGCGATATATGTGGCAAAGCTTTCGGTCAGGCCTACTTCCTCCGAGTTCATGAGCTGACACACTGGTCTGTGAAGCGTTACAACTGCACACGTTGTGAAAAGTCATTTACTCATTATAGCAATGCAAAGAATCACACTTGCAGACCTTCGGGAAGCGGTGATGAGTTACAACCCAACAGACGCGTAAAGCCCTCACTGACGTACACGTGCCACATCTGCAAGAACGTTTTCGACCATCTGCAGGAGTTTAACAGCCACATGAGAGCCCACACCGGTGCAAAGCTTTATCGCTGCTTGTATTGTGACAAGCTGTTTGGTGTGCTGTCTGAATTTAACTCCCATCGCAGTCAATGCAGAGGAGAGCGAAACGCCTCCGGCTCTGCGATAAAGGAGGAAGAGACAATGTCGTTGATACAGTACACCGTGCCTGCACTCCGGTGTTCGTCAAGGCAGAATTCAGCTACTCCTCTCACAGCTGCAAAttgtgaaacacagaaaaagccaTCACAGAGCAGCCGCAAGAAGCGCGTTGCCAACTTAAAGAAGCCGTTCCAGTCAACCGTCATACCGGCTCACCCTCTCTCGCACCTCGTGTCAAAGTTAAACGACCTAGATAACCGTTCAGATCCCAGGAAATATTTGTGTCCCAGGTGTGGGCGACTGTTCAGGCACATGGGCAGACTCCGAGCCCACATGCTCACTCATGCCCCCGGTCAGAGTTACACCTGTGCCTGTTGTGGTAAGACTCTAGAAAACTGGAAGAAACTGTGGCATCATCAGAGAATCCATCGACAGAGACGCGGCCGCTTCACATGTCCTCAGTGTGGCCAAGGTTTTCGTTTTGTGGAGCCATACAAGAAACACATGAGCGAGCACCCAGAGTTCCAGTGGATTCAAGTCAGGCCCAAGAAAGTCTTTCTCCCTTATCAGTGTGAGCAGTGCAGATGCAGATTTAGGACTCTAGATTTGCTGTTTAGTCACCAGCTTTGCCATTCCTCAATGCAAGATGTGCACAAGGACTCTGATTTCGATTTATCCATAGATGATCACACGACACAGTCTAACAAGAAGATGTTCAGCCCTCCCACAAATAAACATATGGCGACACTACATCCAGAACCTGAGGAAAACAGCTCTTCTCTGAGTCCCTTATCCAGATATCCAGACCCAGTCCCTCAAGAGTCGCCTCCAGCGCCTGGGATTTCTTTTGTCCAGGATCAGGGTCTTGATTTGGGTAAAACTTCTTATCTTTCAGACAGCACAGATTCGATCGAAGACAGAGAAACCAGTCATTATAGAACAGATGAAAATGTACTTGCAAAACTCTTTACTCCTTTGAGAACTGTCAAACATGTCACCCAGAATGCTAGCATATCAAATGAAGGGTCTTCAGACGGTGTtaagtgtgctgtgtgtggtaATGCATATCCTGCCATTTCAGACCTTTATCACCACTATTTGCAGCATGCAAGAGGCCAGGTGTAA